The Zymobacter palmae DNA window TGCCCGAACCGTCTAAATCGGCTTGATCAACCACCACAATGGACTGAAGCATCAGCGATGCTATCAGACTCAATGATGAATGAAGGCCTGACAGGGTTCGAGCACGAAACGCGTGGCTTACTTGTGGCTATCGGTATACGGCAGCAGAGACAGGTAGCGTGCGCGTTTGATAGCGGTAGCCAGCTGACGCTGATAGCGTGCACGCGTACCGGTGATGCGGCTCGGTACGATTTTGCCAGTTTCAGTGATGTAAGACTTGAGCGTATCGAGGTCTTTATAGTCGATATACTTCACGCCTTCAGCGGTGAAACGGCAGAATTTACGGCGACGGAAGAAACGTGCCATGGGTCAGTCCTCCAGAGGATTATTCAGCGGATTCGGATTCGCGGTTATCTTCGCGATCGTT harbors:
- the rpsR gene encoding 30S ribosomal protein S18, whose amino-acid sequence is MARFFRRRKFCRFTAEGVKYIDYKDLDTLKSYITETGKIVPSRITGTRARYQRQLATAIKRARYLSLLPYTDSHK